In one Canis lupus dingo isolate Sandy chromosome 16, ASM325472v2, whole genome shotgun sequence genomic region, the following are encoded:
- the LOC118350921 gene encoding ral guanine nucleotide dissociation stimulator-like, with amino-acid sequence MDTPRKNMWWEDNPYATGKRQTIPDGHNGFSGVETREEWKVASEPRYTSWEDLEEPPECGCFEWWSCWCDRQTQRLREFFRRCRRSLQSSTWEIRSAAREYECRWKRKEKIRHTPGSSTSSEDLQGLKAERASALRKNRIFPTTPSRRELLEQQVEELVPALLCLDDLSIVQFMETYPEFGTTEEILDLLFAKYRCIQASPEKGEIQMLWESTMTSFLTIWLTYYEEDFDDPPEFPALTKLMNFTGQYLPDSTLDRRVNSYSEYLRNLHQAEFQGGDDTVSSDREQHREPPQERARASTEGPAPPSGSQGMELVLADAAEGSAQALMPAAVYKVRHVMVRPLHPCADPEEPPAPLGALEAERAPPPAIEVINGPEQPPHSGEQPASDPEQHPEPPRQEPARGRLWGLLHLQGLRGWSWSRLLKLRVRPEP; translated from the exons ATGGACACACCAAGGAAGAACATGTGGTGGGAG GATAATCCCTATGCCACAGGCAAGAGGCAGACCATCCCCGACGGGCACAACGGCTTCTCCGGGGTGGAAACCAGGGAAGAATGGAAAGTTGCGTCTGAACCCAG ATATACCAGTTGGGAGGATCTTGAGGAACCCCCGGAATGCGGCTGCTTCGAATGGTGGAGCTGTTGGTGCGACCGTCAAACCCAACGCCTCAGGGAGTTTTTCAGGAGGTGCCGGAGG TCTTTACAGAGCTCCACATGGGAGATACGGAGCGCCGCGCGGGAATATGAGTGCCggtggaagaggaaagagaaaatccgCCACACCCCAGGGTCCAGCACATCCTCCGAAGACCTGCAAGGGTTGAAG gCTGAAAGGGCCTCAGCCCTGAGAAAGAATCGGATCTTCCCGACCACCCCCAGCCGGAGGGAGCTGCTGGAGCAGCAGGTAGAAGAACTGGTGCCCGCCTTGCTGTGCTTGGACGACCTTTCCATTGTTCAATTTATGGAAACATATCCTGAATTTGGCACCACCGAAGAGATCCTGGACCTGCTGTTTGCAAA GTATCGATGCATCCAAGCGTCCCCCGAGAAAGGAGAAATCCAGATGCTCTGGGAAAG caCCATGACCTCCTTCCTGACCATCTGGCTGACCTACTACGAGGAGGACTTCGACGATCCCCCAGAATTTCCTGCCCTGACAAAGCTGATGAATTTCACGGGGCAGTACTTGCCAGACTCAACGCTGGACCGTCGAGTCAACAGTTACTCTGAATATTTAAGAAACCTCCATCAAGCGGAGTTTCAGGGTGGAG ATGATACTGTGTCTTCGGACCGCGAGCAACACCGTGAACCACCCCAAGAGCGCGCCCGAGCTTCGACGGAGGGGCCTGCTCCACCTTCAGGGTCTCAGGGGATGGAGCTGGTCCTGGCCGATGCAGCTGAGGGATCGGCCCAAGCCCTGATGCCAGCTGCCGTTTACAAGGTAAGACACGTGATGGTCAGACCTCTCCATCCCTGTGCTGACCCGGAAGAACCACCTGCACCCTTGGGAGCGCTGGAGGCCGAACGGGCCCCACCACCGGCTATCGAGGTCATCAATGGGCCGGAGCAGCCGCCTCACTCAGGGGAGCAACCGGCTTCGGACCCCGAGCAACACCCGGAACCACCGCGGCAAGAGCCCGCCCGAGGCCGACTGTGGGGCCTGCTGCACCTTCAGGGTCTCAGGGGATGGAGCTGGTCCCGGCTGCTGAAGCTGAGGGTTCGGCCCGAGCCCTGA